The Lolium rigidum isolate FL_2022 chromosome 1, APGP_CSIRO_Lrig_0.1, whole genome shotgun sequence region ATGAAGGAGGCCGACGCTGTCCGCCAGGTACGGGAGTACgaggccgacgccgtccgccaggtacgggagtacgaggcggcccgccgggaggaCCGTGTCCGCAaggtcaagctcgaaatagtcgagcttgacaaggAGGACGCGTCAAGACTtcacgccgccgccgatctccgccagcaccggcaccgccgcgcgcgccATAGCTCTAGTAGGCCGCATTTTGCTCATTATAGCTAGGTTAGGTTGCCGGTGTACCAGTAGTATTGTCAATTCCCCGCACTATGTAAGTATCGATGATCAATTAGAGCATCTATTTCATCTAAACTATGATCATCGATTAAAATTACCCGCGCCAATTTGAATTCCTGTTTTCGGTTCCATTTTACGAGTGAACTCGCGCTTTTCGGTTTGCGTTGTTTTTCCGTCTCTACCAGAGATGCTCTAGCCTGCAAACAGCAAGTCCCTCCGCAACTGGACCTCTCTCACCCACCTTCTATTCCCCATTCAACGGCCCACGGCAAGCTGAGCAAAACTGAACAGATCGTGCACTGATTCTAGCTTTAGACTTGCAGTTTCACCATTAATCTCCCCTCTCCCGTCTTCGGTTGACCGGTTGTAACTTTCTAACCTAtggccggcggcgagggcggcggcggacgcgcagAGGACGGCGGGAGTGCCAGGTGGCTGCCCATCTTCGACCGGCTGGAGGCGATGGTGAGCAGGAGTCAGGCGGAGGCCGAGGCGctcgccgccgaccgcgcgcgcCTGGAGGCAGCCAACAGGATGCAGCGCGAGTCCTGGGAGGCGGCGCGGAGGCTTCAGCGTAGCGTCGAGGAACTTCAGGTGGCGGCGCAGGAGAAGGACGCCGAGATGGACAGGCTGCGAGCGGAAGCCGCCAATGCCAAGAAGAAGCTGCAGGTGATTCGCTCGCGTCCCAGCTCCTTCAGATCTTCTCTGAGTCTCTTCTCTTCCTGATCCAAGCTACTGTTCTTGTGGAAGGAAAGGCGGATGCGCGCATGAAGATGAGGTGGGAGGCGGCTTACGTTGAGCTGCTTCTCGGGGCTAACCAGAAGCTCGCGGGTTAGGAGCTCTCGTTTCTTGGGCTAACTCTTCTGTTCATATGAGGAAATTTCAGATTAGTGCTATGTGGTCTGAATGGCAAGTTTTCTTTTTTGGATATTTCATACTGTTAACTAGCTCGAACTGAACAACActtctctttttctttattttgttagATGTAGATAACATCTAACATCTATGAATTTATGTTGCTGCTGATGATCATCGCGTTCTTCATTGAATTTAGAACTCAGAGATACTGACTTGGATGATTCCAGTACTTGTGcagaaaccccaaaccctaaggtACTTAATTACCAAAAGCTTAAGCTGGGTAGCTCAGAACATGCAGTCCAGGTTGTGCATCTCATTGATTTACAGAATTGTTGTTTTGCATAGCTGAATGAAGTTGAAAGCTGCGCAAAGCTTAGAGGAAACAGTCGTTATGATGTACACATTACAAGCAATATAAGTGTGGAGCTAAGAAAACTAAAGCAGGCCTATGAGACTCTGAGCTCAATAAAGGACATGGAAAATTCTGCATTACTCTTTGAAAAGGATTCTATGCGTAGCCAGTTGAATATAATGCAGCAGGACTATGCCGCACTCCTAAAGAACAAGAAAGCGGAGGCAGCACAAGCTACAGAAGCAGCACTAAAGCTTCAGCAGAGTGTAGATGAGCTTAAGGTGTTGGCCCAAAAGAAGGATGATGAGATTGGCAAATTGCAAGAAGAAGCTGTTGGTGCCAAAAAGCAGCTAATGAAAATGCAGTCCTTAGTCAAGGAGAAAGATGATGAAATCCAAAGACTCAAAGGTTGGCATCCTCAGTATATTCAAATGTCCAACAAGGATATCAATGGGACACATAAAAAGTTGAGGTCCGATGATCCATGTGTAAGAGGCAAATCAAAAACCAATGTAGAAAACTATGGGCAAGATGAAACTAGTCAGAAGCGCAGGCGTGTCTCTTCCCTATCAAATGTACAAAAGCCTCTAGGGAGCCCCGAGAGAAAGAGTGCAGCTTGTAGTGCCCAAGTCGCCAACGGCAAAAGCCACACTGAAAGCAGGTAAATACACTACTACTGTTGTAAAGTTGATATTATAATGGTTTGTAGGAACTTTATTTGACTGTAGTCGACTACAAAAGTTTAGACGTTTGCTAGATACTATCTGTCAAATAAGTGGTGTCAGAACACCTTCTCAAAGCTGATATATCTAATTACATGCAGCACAAGGTGGCATCTAACGTCACACACAATCCTTGAATACATACAACATGAAACAACTTAAGTTCGTGGAAACATTGCACCTTTTTATGATGTGCATTCGGCTTTTGCAAATTTTCATTTTTATTCTTTCGCCTTTGGTGATGAATGATCGGCATACTCAGGCAGACGCCTTGTTTCCAGCCATTCTTCCTTCCTCCATAGATGTTCTCGCTATTTGCAAGCTGAATTGCTCCAACAAGTTATTCCTGTAACAGCGGAGTCGATCATATGAGTTATCAAAAAGGTCAAAAGATAGTTGCCGAAAAAGAGTGAGGTGAAAAGATAGCCATGCTTCTTTAGCAATTACAGGAAGTACTGGTTCTAATTGACACAAAATCATTTGCCAAATTCAGTATAAGTGGGTGTGAATTGTATTTGGATTCTTTCATTTCAACCTTCATTCTTCCTTCCTCCATAGATGTTCTCGCTCTTTGCAAGCTGAATTGCTCCAAGAAGTTATTCCTGTAACAGCGGAGTGGATCATATGAGTTATCAAAAAGGTCAAAAGATAGTTGCCGAAAAAGAGCGAGGTGAAAAAATAGCCATGCTTCTCTAGCAATTAAAGAAAGTACTGGTTCTAATTGACACAAAATCATTTGCCAAATTCAGTATAAGTGGGTGTGAATTGTATTTGGATTCTTTCATTTCAACCTTCATTCTTCCTTCCTCCATAGATGTTCTCGCTCTTTGCAAGCTGAATTGCTCCAAGAAGTTATTCCTGTAACAGCGGAGTCGATCATTTGAGTTATCAAAAAGGTCAAAAGATAGTTGCCGAAAAAGAGCGAGGTGAAAAGATAGCCATGCTTCTCTAGCAATTACAGAAAGTACTGGTTCTAATTGACACAAAATCATTTGCCAAATTCAGTATAAGTGGGTGTGAATTGTATTTGGATTCTTTCATTTCAACCTGCATTGAACTGAAATTCGGGAAGATCATTCCACTTTGGCCAAGAGCAGGAACATATGTAAGTAAAAAAAATTGCTATCCTAAGTGGCAATATGAACATTCTTTCGAACTGCACTGTTAAAGCCAATCCCAAGAAAGACCATATCAACTACTCTCCAGGAGAAGGTAGAGAGAACACATCATTGTGAATAGATAATCTGATCTCTGTGGGCTTGTATGTTTCCTCAATCCTGATAGATCATATCAGTAGCTAATATTACCCTGTTACAGAAAGTAAGCCAACAGGCAGCACAAAGTGTTTTCTTCATATTGTGGAAACAAAAACAGAACAAAATTTAGAACTCCTGCTCTTTCTGGGTTGCTTGTTCTGGGTTTCTTATGCAATCAGCTAGTAGACTTGTTACATTCCGCAAATAAAAGCTGTTGCCAATCAGATCAAATGTCATTGTATTTCTGAACCTTGACGGCGTTCCctgtttaatcctgttgtttttgAAGAGCGGTCAAGTGTTGGTACTCCTATCGCATGGCTCCACAGCCGCTGCGTTCAAGGAATTTGAAGATTGCCAACGGCCGGCGTTCAACGATCGGCACCGGTCACTGGGGTAATTACGTCAGGCTCGTTAACGACAGCCTGGTAGACCAACCTGACAAGCACAAGATGTTTGTCCAGTTCCTGTGCAATTTTGAGAACTGGAGGTCGGTGATACGTGAGCAGTAACATTTACAACAATCTACCAGTTCATTCAGTTTTGAGTTGGAATGTGTTAAAGTTGAATTCTGATAATTTTGCAGAATTTGTCAAGTGGCTAGAACCATGGAGGTCGTGTTAGATGGACAGCCCAAGCTGATCCATCAGTTTAACAGGTTCTTGCCTAACAATTGTCAGATGGAggttgatgatgaggaggaggagaaacAGCAGCCCGAGGAGGAGCAGCCGGTCTGATCATCTTTGGTCATTTATAACTGCTGCTTGTTAGAAACAACTGATCTGATTATTAATTCCTGCCGGCTGTTTCTGTTCTGCGTTGGTCTTGTGTGTTTTGCAGTGCCCGCAAGGAGCACCGCAACCTCGTGGCCAACATCCATCAGCTTCACCATCAGCATCAGTGCCAGAGTCAGAGTCAGAGTCGGAGTTAGCGTCAGCCGCGGCGGGCTTGGT contains the following coding sequences:
- the LOC124683946 gene encoding uncharacterized protein LOC124683946 codes for the protein MQRESWEAARRLQRSVEELQVAAQEKDAEMDRLRAEAANAKKKLQADARMKMRWEAAYVELLLGANQKLAELRDTDLDDSSTCAETPNPKLNEVESCAKLRGNSRYDVHITSNISVELRKLKQAYETLSSIKDMENSALLFEKDSMRSQLNIMQQDYAALLKNKKAEAAQATEAALKLQQSVDELKVLAQKKDDEIGKLQEEAVGAKKQLMKMQSLVKEKDDEIQRLKGWHPQYIQMSNKDINGTHKKLRSDDPCVRGKSKTNVENYGQDETSQKRRRVSSLSNVQKPLGSPERKSAACSAQVANGKSHTESRAVKCWYSYRMAPQPLRSRNLKIANGRRSTIGTGHWGNYVRLVNDSLVDQPDKHKMFVQFLCNFENWRICQVARTMEVVLDGQPKLIHQFNRFLPNNCQMEVDDEEEEKQQPEEEQPCPQGAPQPRGQHPSASPSASVPESESESELASAAAGLVKLKEAEQQPKRGRV